A window of Ruminococcus champanellensis 18P13 = JCM 17042 contains these coding sequences:
- a CDS encoding NAD(P)H-dependent glycerol-3-phosphate dehydrogenase produces MANITILGSGGFGIGLAVMLHKHGHHITVWSKFQKELDDIRKNGEQVQKLPGVVIPPEIGLSASLECIRGSDLVLFGIPSSFVRSVAREASPYITSDMVVVNTGKGLEEGSMKLLSEVLTEEIPQAAIVVLTGPSHAEEVGRCISTAVVAASKSAAAAAYVQETLSNQCFRIYENDDIVGCELGGALKNIIALCAGICDGLGYGDNTKAALMTRGIHEIARLGVAMGARAATFSGLAGIGDLIVTCTSMHSRNRRAGILIGEGVKPEDAVKQVGTVEGYFCCHVAYKLAQQMGVDMPITEQLYHVLFEGSDVRDALGKLMSRPSRHENEECSYLRDMMN; encoded by the coding sequence ATGGCTAACATTACGATTTTAGGATCCGGCGGCTTTGGCATCGGTCTGGCTGTCATGCTCCACAAGCACGGGCATCATATCACGGTCTGGTCCAAGTTCCAGAAGGAACTGGATGACATCCGCAAAAACGGGGAACAGGTGCAGAAGCTGCCGGGAGTGGTGATCCCACCGGAGATCGGTCTGTCCGCCTCCCTGGAATGCATCCGGGGCAGCGATCTGGTGCTGTTTGGCATTCCCTCCTCCTTTGTGCGCAGCGTGGCACGGGAGGCTTCCCCCTACATCACCTCGGATATGGTGGTGGTGAACACGGGCAAGGGTCTGGAGGAGGGCAGCATGAAGCTGCTCAGCGAGGTGCTCACGGAGGAGATCCCCCAGGCAGCCATTGTGGTGCTGACCGGCCCCTCCCACGCCGAGGAAGTGGGACGGTGCATTTCCACCGCCGTGGTGGCAGCATCCAAAAGCGCCGCTGCCGCCGCTTATGTGCAGGAGACCCTGTCCAACCAGTGCTTCCGGATCTACGAAAACGACGATATCGTAGGCTGTGAGCTGGGAGGCGCTCTGAAAAACATCATTGCCCTGTGCGCCGGCATCTGCGATGGTCTGGGCTACGGGGACAACACCAAGGCTGCCCTGATGACCCGGGGCATCCACGAGATCGCCCGGCTGGGAGTGGCTATGGGGGCGAGAGCTGCCACCTTCTCCGGCCTGGCAGGCATCGGAGATCTGATCGTTACCTGCACCAGCATGCACAGCCGGAACCGCCGGGCAGGCATCCTCATCGGAGAGGGCGTCAAGCCGGAGGATGCGGTCAAGCAGGTGGGCACTGTAGAGGGCTATTTCTGCTGTCATGTGGCATACAAGCTGGCGCAGCAAATGGGTGTGGATATGCCCATCACCGAGCAGCTATACCATGTGCTCTTTGAGGGCAGTGACGTGCGGGATGCCCTGGGCAAGCTCATGTCCCGCCCCAGCCGTCATGAAAACGAGGAGTGCAGCTACCTCAGGGATATGATGAACTAG